The Drosophila suzukii chromosome X, CBGP_Dsuzu_IsoJpt1.0, whole genome shotgun sequence DNA window TTTCGCGGCACATCTCGATCTCCGCTCGGTTTTTGATCCCGCGTATGTCCGGATTGTACAGTATGATCGCCTTCAGGCAGGCCAGCTCGCGTCGGTCCAGACTCAGTCGCTTCATCTTAACGCTCAGTTCGGACAGGATGCGATCGAAGATGGCCGACACGCCGGCCTTGATCGCACTGTTGCGATGGTACGAGAAGCTCTGGTTGAGGAACAGCTGCTGTGGCTGCAGCCCCGGCGAACGCCGCTCGAAGGAGCCGTCGTGGCCGAGGCCACCGCCACCGCCGCCTCCGGCACCGCCGTCATCCAGCGACACGATGCTGCACCAGGCCACATTCGCGATGAGAAGCTCAATCCAGGCGGCCTTCAGCAGGATCACCTGGTCGTCGAGCGGCACCTGGGCAAAATGCGGCATCATGCGCGCGTATTCGACCATCTGGAAGAGCTGCTTGTTGACCACCTGGCACAATGCGGACACGGCGCCCTTGTAGTCCGGCTGCACTGTGGAATAGGGGCCGACGCGCAGGAAGGTCAGCGCCCGATCACCGCTCTGGGTCTCCGCGCGCTGTTCAGCCTCCAGGATCCGCTCGATCGAGAAGTCCCTGGACACGCTGTTGGTCGTGTAGTCCTCGGAGCCATTGCCGCTGCCCAAGCCACCGGATCCTCCACCCAgtccacctcctcctcctccaccgcCAGAACTGGAGCCGCCCACCGAGCCTGGACCGCTGCTGCCGCCACCGCTGGCGCTCAGCCTGCCCGCATTGCGGGCGCCGCGTTGACGCTCCTCCTGGACCGCCTCGCGCTTCATGCCGCAAGTGAGGCACTTCTGGTATCGGCAGTACTGGCAGCGGTTCCTCTGCCGCTTATCGATGATGCAGTTGCGGTTCTCGCGGCACGCGTATGTGAGATCCTTGCGCACCGTGCGCTTGAAGAAACCCTTGCAGCCCTCGCAGCTATACACGCCGTAGTGCTTGCCGCTGGCCCGGTCCCCGCAGATGGAGCACAGGTGCTTGCTGCCGCTCAGCGGATGGTTCGGCGGATACTGCTGCTGTTGGacggcagcggcggcggctgcTGCGGCCGAATTGGGCGCCTGCGCCATCTGGGCGTCCCcgccgctgttgttgttgttggagCTGGCGGAGTTGGAGCCGGGCAGCACATGGACCATGGACATGGCCTGCATGAAGGGCCCTGGACTTTCGGCCTTGGGCGAGaagctgctgttgttgctgtcgttCAACTGCGAGATGTCCGGCTTGACCTCCTCCTTAATGTGGCTCAGCCGGAAGCTTGCGTCCTGGTCGCAGTTGTCCATCCTGTGGATGTTGTGGTGATTTCTAGTGGATAGGATGCTGGGGCAGCTCTACCTCctccttctcctcctcctcgcgGTTTCTCTTTTCCTAGTTCTcttcgtgtgtgtgtgtgtgtgtcttcGCTCGCTTTCGCCTCTCTCTTGGGGTTTCACTTTGCCAACGCCACCGTGTCCGTCCGTTCGTCCGTCCGCTTTTTCGTCCGTGGGGCCAAGTGGAGCAGCTCGCTTCGCTTGCAGATTCGTTGCCGCTGAGGCCGTTGCTGCATTTACATAATCTTGGGCCGCTTGAGCCGCGCACTTTTCACGCTCGCCGCCAAACAATTGCGCTTTTTACCAACAAACAAAGAATGCCAGACTTTCTGACTAATGGATTAAAACCTTTTTTCGCGTCGACATTTTTTCTCAACAAAGACAATCTCACCACGGTGGCCCAACTCACCATCGTAGAGATGGGCCGTGACACAGGTTGCGTAGACCCGAGTCACGGTCACGACTCGTTGCCACTGTGATAAGATAAGACAAGGCTAGCTGAGATGCCAATTGGAATTGAGTCGGGCTTATAAAGAATAATAATATCTACAAACCTGATAATCTAAAAATATACGAATGCAATATGGTTAATTCCAGTCGGGTAAAATTGAGTCCATTTCTGCCACTTAAAACGAAAACATTCGTGACTTGCGACTTGCTCATCTCTAATTCACCACACAGCGGACAGGGTTGTCCCCCTACCAACACAAAGCGATTACAGTGGGCGTTTGTGGCCCAATTAAGGCGCTAATGGCCATCGCAATTAATTGCCTCAGCTTTGTTGGCCAGCGAACAATGACGGTAACATAACAATCAACCGAGTTTGAAAACTTTAGAGCGACAGCTCTGGCAGCGCCATTCCACAACTCACCTCACGAATGCAACACTGCGTCTGTCTG harbors:
- the usp gene encoding protein ultraspiracle; protein product: MDNCDQDASFRLSHIKEEVKPDISQLNDSNNSSFSPKAESPGPFMQAMSMVHVLPGSNSASSNNNNSGGDAQMAQAPNSAAAAAAAAVQQQQYPPNHPLSGSKHLCSICGDRASGKHYGVYSCEGCKGFFKRTVRKDLTYACRENRNCIIDKRQRNRCQYCRYQKCLTCGMKREAVQEERQRGARNAGRLSASGGGSSGPGSVGGSSSGGGGGGGGLGGGSGGLGSGNGSEDYTTNSVSRDFSIERILEAEQRAETQSGDRALTFLRVGPYSTVQPDYKGAVSALCQVVNKQLFQMVEYARMMPHFAQVPLDDQVILLKAAWIELLIANVAWCSIVSLDDGGAGGGGGGGLGHDGSFERRSPGLQPQQLFLNQSFSYHRNSAIKAGVSAIFDRILSELSVKMKRLSLDRRELACLKAIILYNPDIRGIKNRAEIEMCREKVYACLDEHCRLEHPGDDGRFAQLLLRLPALRSISLKCQDHLFLFRITSDRPLEELFLEQLEAPPPPGLAMKLE